In Caldicellulosiruptor morganii, the following proteins share a genomic window:
- the rplK gene encoding 50S ribosomal protein L11 encodes MAKKVLTQIKLQIPAGKATPAPPVGPALGQHGVNIMQFCKEFNERTAKDAGLIIPVVITVYSDRSFTFITKTPPASVLLKKAAGIESGSPKPNKQKVATLKRDVIRKIAEQKMPDLTAASLEAAMRTIEGTAKSMGIVVED; translated from the coding sequence ATGGCAAAAAAGGTCTTAACACAAATTAAACTTCAAATTCCTGCAGGGAAAGCAACACCAGCACCACCAGTAGGACCTGCTCTGGGTCAGCATGGTGTTAACATTATGCAATTTTGCAAAGAGTTTAATGAAAGAACTGCAAAGGATGCTGGGCTTATAATCCCAGTTGTAATAACAGTATATTCTGACAGATCATTTACATTTATAACAAAAACACCACCAGCATCAGTTTTGCTAAAGAAAGCTGCGGGAATTGAGAGTGGTTCACCAAAACCAAATAAACAAAAGGTTGCCACATTAAAGAGAGATGTAATTAGAAAGATTGCTGAACAAAAGATGCCTGATTTGACTGCTGCATCCTTGGAAGCAGCAATGAGAACAATTGAAGGAACAGCAAAGAGCATGGGAATTGTTGTGGAAGACTGA